Part of the Candidatus Acidiferrales bacterium genome is shown below.
ACGTGAAAAAAAAGGAACATGAGGATGAGCCGGCTGAGGGGATGTTCCGTATCGAGTCGTGCCCCGACCGACGATGCCAGATAGCCGATGCATCCTTTGGCAATCCCGTAGAGGCCGATCGGCGCGAGGCTCAAGCCGTCTTGCAGAAGGCCCACGATCACGCCCAAAAACAGTCCCGAAACCGAATTCCTGCGGCTCAATCCGAAATAGACAACCGCCAGCAGCGGCAATTCCAGCACTTGAAAACGCGGCGTGAATTTATTCAGAAACGCTTCCGTGACCAGTGCCAGAAAACACACGATGATCACAGTGCCGCCGTAGAATTTGTGAACTTCGATGTGTTGTGTTTCGGAGTCGATTCGGACCGTCATCGGTTCTCTCGCATCATGCGCGCGCTCACTGCTGCTCCTGCGGCGGGTTCGTTCCCGTCGGTTTTTTCACGGGAGCCGCGGACTTCGTTTCTTTCGAATTATGCGCCGGAGCAGCATCGCTCGGTGCAACGGGAGTGGAGCTCTTCGAAATGATAGGTGGGGTCAGGGCATTCGCACCGGAACCTGTTACGGGAGCCCCAGCCGCCTCACTCGGCCGCGTCGTCAGCGGTTGTTGCGTCAGCAGCACCAAAACTTCTTCCAGTCTGTCGAGATGCGCCGCCGGCTGCACTTCAATGGTTTGAAATGGCAATCCGGATTTCGTCGAAACGACGGTGCCAACCGGAATATCTTTGGGAAAGATGCGGTCTTCTCCGGAAGTCAGGACCTTTTCTCCGTCCGGCACTTTTTCGTC
Proteins encoded:
- the mreD gene encoding rod shape-determining protein MreD — encoded protein: MTVRIDSETQHIEVHKFYGGTVIIVCFLALVTEAFLNKFTPRFQVLELPLLAVVYFGLSRRNSVSGLFLGVIVGLLQDGLSLAPIGLYGIAKGCIGYLASSVGARLDTEHPLSRLILMFLFFHVHQIIYAFTCHLLLDRPVPFFSVHLLIASTVNAVIAVFLFAGLDRLRK